In a genomic window of Polycladomyces abyssicola:
- a CDS encoding 6-phospho-beta-glucosidase — protein sequence MKGIKIVTIGGGSSYTPELVEGLIKRYDELPVRELWMVDIPEGKEKLNIVGNLAKRMVKKAGVPIEIHLTLDRREALRGADFVTTQLRVGLLDARALDERIPLKYGVIGQETNGPGGLFKALRTIPVILDICKDMEELCPDAWLINFSNPAGMVTEAILRYSNIKKAVGLCNVPIGMRMGVAKLLDVSPDRVHIDFAGLNHMVFGLDVYLDGEKVTDRVIDLITSGEKSNVTMSKIVDLGWEPDFIKGLGVLPCPYHRYYFQTQKMLEEELAAAKEKGTRAEVVKKLEAELFELYKDPNLAVKPPQLEKRGGAYYSDAACNLINSIYNDKRDIQPVNVRNNGAIVGIPDDSAVEVNCVITKEGPVPISVGELPVAVNGLVQQIKSFERVACKAAVTGDYRTALVAMTINPLLPSDTIAKQILDEMLEAHKPYLPQFFQEAQFS from the coding sequence ATGAAAGGCATTAAAATCGTCACCATCGGCGGAGGATCGAGTTACACCCCGGAACTGGTGGAAGGGTTGATCAAACGGTATGACGAATTGCCGGTACGGGAACTGTGGATGGTCGATATCCCGGAAGGGAAAGAGAAGTTGAATATCGTGGGCAATCTGGCCAAACGCATGGTGAAAAAAGCCGGGGTTCCTATTGAGATCCATCTGACGCTGGATCGGCGTGAGGCGCTTCGGGGTGCCGATTTCGTCACTACCCAATTGCGTGTGGGATTGTTGGATGCGCGGGCTTTGGATGAAAGAATCCCGTTGAAGTATGGTGTCATCGGTCAGGAGACCAACGGACCGGGCGGGCTGTTCAAGGCGTTACGCACCATTCCGGTCATTTTGGATATTTGCAAGGATATGGAGGAACTGTGCCCGGACGCGTGGCTGATCAACTTTTCCAATCCCGCAGGCATGGTGACCGAAGCCATTCTCCGTTACAGCAACATCAAAAAAGCGGTGGGACTGTGCAACGTTCCGATCGGCATGCGGATGGGCGTAGCCAAACTGCTCGACGTGAGCCCGGATCGCGTGCATATCGATTTCGCGGGACTCAACCACATGGTGTTCGGGTTGGATGTGTATCTTGACGGTGAAAAGGTGACGGATCGGGTGATCGATCTCATCACCAGCGGTGAAAAATCAAATGTCACCATGAGCAAGATCGTCGATCTCGGCTGGGAGCCCGATTTTATCAAAGGCCTGGGAGTACTGCCTTGCCCGTACCACCGTTATTATTTCCAAACGCAGAAGATGCTTGAAGAAGAGCTGGCTGCGGCAAAGGAAAAAGGAACCCGTGCCGAAGTGGTCAAAAAGCTGGAAGCGGAACTGTTTGAACTGTATAAGGACCCCAATCTCGCGGTGAAGCCGCCGCAATTGGAAAAACGGGGCGGTGCCTACTACAGTGATGCGGCCTGCAACCTGATCAACTCCATCTACAACGATAAACGCGACATCCAGCCGGTCAACGTGAGAAACAACGGAGCGATCGTCGGCATCCCGGATGATTCCGCCGTTGAGGTCAATTGCGTGATCACCAAAGAGGGGCCGGTACCGATCTCCGTGGGAGAATTGCCCGTTGCGGTCAACGGTCTCGTCCAGCAAATCAAATCCTTTGAACGCGTGGCTTGTAAAGCCGCTGTTACGGGAGACTATCGCACGGCGCTGGTGGCGATGACGATCAATCCGCTCCTTCCTTCCGACACGATCGCGAAGCAAATTTTGGATGAAATGTTGGAAGCGCACAAACCATATTTGCCCCAATTTTTCCAAGAGGCACAGTTTTCCTGA
- a CDS encoding macrolide family glycosyltransferase has product MAKALLVNFSGEGHINPTVGLVEELIRRGEEVVYVGGERFRERIEKTGADFRGYQEPFLANSPRFQSDQLQEKMREMFPKMLDFMERITPEILEKVKGEQFDYCLYDMMFIPGMIIAQVLGLPRIAFSTTFVWKEIPRFGRERAVSLLEGMKKLTQKMADRYGVDLNPGNFPSFGDMTLVFTSRYFHPDAEAFDDSVKFVGPSIAPRKDCEMLDIHIGKQGDRRVIYISMGTIVNYQVELYRKCIEAFRDLDTTVILSIGQHTPMEELLEIPDNFIVRRYVPQLEVLKHADLFITHGGMNSTNEGLYYGVPLLIIPLVNDQPLVANRVKELGAGIVLDPSTVTPAVLRESAEKIWADPRFAQNSRLISETLREAGGYRRAVDEILRFIKSERENPALQVWDESERRTREGLSPFASPTEFWYN; this is encoded by the coding sequence ATGGCAAAGGCGCTTTTGGTCAATTTTTCCGGAGAAGGCCATATCAACCCGACGGTGGGACTGGTTGAAGAATTGATCCGTCGGGGTGAAGAGGTAGTCTATGTCGGCGGGGAAAGGTTCAGGGAACGGATTGAAAAAACCGGCGCTGACTTCCGAGGGTACCAGGAGCCTTTCTTGGCCAACTCCCCTCGTTTCCAATCGGATCAGTTGCAGGAGAAGATGCGGGAAATGTTTCCGAAAATGCTCGATTTTATGGAGAGAATCACTCCGGAGATCCTTGAAAAAGTGAAAGGAGAACAGTTTGACTATTGTCTGTATGATATGATGTTTATTCCGGGAATGATCATAGCCCAAGTGTTGGGCCTGCCCCGCATTGCTTTCTCCACCACTTTCGTTTGGAAGGAAATACCCCGGTTCGGTAGGGAGCGAGCGGTAAGCCTGTTGGAAGGGATGAAAAAACTCACACAAAAAATGGCGGATCGGTATGGTGTTGATTTGAACCCGGGCAATTTTCCTTCATTCGGAGATATGACGCTCGTATTTACATCCCGGTATTTTCACCCGGATGCGGAAGCATTCGACGACAGCGTCAAATTTGTCGGTCCGTCGATCGCCCCGCGAAAAGATTGCGAAATGTTAGATATCCACATCGGCAAACAGGGTGACCGTCGTGTCATCTATATATCCATGGGTACGATTGTGAATTATCAGGTTGAACTATACCGCAAGTGCATAGAAGCATTTCGTGATCTGGACACTACGGTGATTCTCTCCATCGGCCAACATACACCAATGGAGGAGTTGCTTGAGATTCCGGACAACTTCATCGTTCGCCGTTATGTTCCGCAATTGGAGGTGTTGAAGCACGCCGATCTGTTTATCACCCACGGTGGCATGAACAGCACCAACGAAGGCTTGTACTACGGTGTTCCGCTGTTGATCATCCCCTTGGTGAACGATCAACCCCTTGTTGCAAATCGGGTGAAAGAGCTTGGAGCGGGGATTGTACTCGACCCTTCAACGGTGACGCCGGCGGTACTCAGAGAATCAGCGGAAAAAATCTGGGCGGACCCGCGGTTTGCCCAAAACAGTCGGCTCATCAGTGAAACGTTGCGAGAGGCGGGAGGGTATCGCCGAGCTGTGGATGAGATTTTGCGTTTTATAAAGAGCGAGCGGGAAAACCCAGCCCTTCAGGTTTGGGATGAAAGCGAGCGTCGGACGAGGGAGGGCTTAAGCCCTTTTGCAAGTCCGACAGAATTTTGGTACAATTAA
- a CDS encoding YheC/YheD family protein: MFFETFPWFTWAWYRTRQKKRDRYRVSFREGKTASILTKRQVVDLLNQLKDRKTYLIQQAVQMKYGKSPVDFRVYMQKDSRQQWTCKGMVARIAKAGSIVTNLGYLDRLMYPDEAIQKVYQLNHDEAKSLERQIREVCCNVCNTLDRLSVGLYGDVAIDPTVDRNRKVWILEINKKYGCKFLELLGDTHLLREILTGPLKYAKALAGFPD; encoded by the coding sequence GTGTTTTTTGAAACCTTCCCGTGGTTTACATGGGCGTGGTATCGTACACGTCAAAAAAAGAGAGATCGGTATCGGGTCAGCTTCAGGGAGGGGAAGACCGCTTCTATACTTACGAAGAGACAGGTGGTCGATCTGTTGAACCAGCTGAAAGATCGGAAAACCTATCTGATCCAGCAGGCGGTTCAAATGAAATATGGAAAAAGTCCCGTCGACTTCCGTGTGTACATGCAAAAAGACAGCCGGCAACAATGGACCTGTAAAGGGATGGTCGCTCGGATTGCCAAAGCAGGTAGCATCGTCACCAACCTAGGATACTTGGACCGGTTGATGTACCCTGACGAGGCCATCCAGAAGGTTTACCAGCTCAACCACGATGAAGCGAAAAGCCTCGAAAGGCAAATTCGCGAGGTTTGCTGTAACGTCTGCAATACCCTGGACCGTTTGTCCGTTGGATTATATGGGGACGTGGCGATCGACCCGACGGTTGATAGAAACAGAAAAGTCTGGATCCTGGAGATCAACAAAAAATACGGTTGCAAATTCCTGGAACTGTTGGGTGACACCCATCTCCTCCGCGAAATTTTGACCGGCCCCCTCAAATACGCCAAGGCACTTGCCGGTTTCCCGGATTGA
- a CDS encoding cytochrome P450 family protein has product MPNPESLLTLDFFSPEFKSNAWKVYRELRERGAIHRIRMPWDEPAWLIVRYDEAQAALTEKRLLKNVKLFQGKEILRRLTKELQIFVHHMLSSDPPDHTRLRNLVQQAFTPRMIERMRERIEEIAEDLLDAIVSSPGREVDLIRDYAFPLPIIVISDMLGVPREDRDRFREWSNAVVSTINRPEGFEEIRSQMKDFQDYLGRLFEERRRNPREDLISGLLAAEEQGDRLSEKELYSMVFLLIIAGHETTVNLIGNGVLALLQHPEQMALLRRERQLITTAVEEILRYYSPVEMSTNRWVGEDFSFGGQSFQHGDLVLVSIGSANRDERRFPDPDVFDITREPNPHIAFGKGIHYCLGAPLARMEGQIAISRLLDRLPELHLDLDEKSLPWREDFLMRGLMRLPVRF; this is encoded by the coding sequence ATGCCTAATCCCGAAAGTTTACTTACACTGGATTTTTTTTCGCCCGAATTCAAGTCTAATGCTTGGAAGGTGTACCGGGAACTGCGGGAAAGGGGAGCGATTCACCGCATCCGGATGCCCTGGGACGAACCGGCTTGGCTCATCGTCCGTTATGATGAAGCTCAGGCGGCACTGACAGAGAAACGATTGCTCAAAAATGTGAAACTATTCCAGGGTAAAGAAATATTGCGCCGACTTACTAAGGAATTACAAATATTTGTGCATCATATGCTCTCATCTGACCCACCGGATCATACACGCCTTCGGAATCTGGTGCAACAGGCTTTCACCCCCAGGATGATTGAACGAATGAGAGAACGCATCGAGGAGATTGCGGAAGATTTGCTGGACGCTATTGTCAGTTCACCGGGCAGGGAGGTGGATCTGATCCGAGATTATGCATTTCCCCTGCCCATCATTGTTATCAGCGATATGCTGGGTGTCCCGCGGGAAGATCGCGATCGATTTCGGGAGTGGTCCAATGCGGTTGTCTCCACGATCAACCGGCCGGAGGGGTTTGAAGAGATCCGTTCCCAGATGAAAGACTTTCAAGACTATCTGGGAAGGCTTTTCGAAGAACGCCGGCGTAATCCCCGGGAAGACCTGATCAGCGGCTTATTGGCGGCGGAAGAACAAGGGGACCGTCTCAGTGAGAAGGAACTTTACTCCATGGTGTTTCTGCTCATCATCGCGGGACATGAAACCACCGTCAACCTGATCGGAAACGGTGTCCTCGCCTTGCTGCAACATCCGGAGCAAATGGCACTTTTACGTAGGGAGCGACAACTGATCACGACCGCGGTGGAGGAAATCCTGCGTTACTACAGCCCTGTGGAGATGTCGACCAACCGATGGGTCGGTGAGGATTTTTCCTTCGGGGGACAATCATTTCAACACGGAGACCTGGTCCTGGTTTCCATCGGTTCCGCAAACCGGGACGAACGCCGTTTTCCTGATCCCGATGTTTTTGACATCACCCGCGAGCCCAATCCCCATATCGCTTTCGGCAAGGGTATCCATTATTGTCTGGGAGCTCCTCTCGCCAGGATGGAGGGGCAAATCGCCATCTCTCGCCTGCTCGACCGTCTGCCGGAACTACATCTGGATCTGGACGAGAAATCCCTTCCCTGGCGTGAGGATTTCCTTATGAGAGGATTGATGCGATTACCAGTCCGATTTTGA